The genomic DNA TCGCAGTCGGACGAGAGGCGAGGCCACATGGTGCGGGTGCTGGGCGTGGACCCTGGGCTGACCAGGTGCGGAGTCGGCGTGGTCGACGGCGCACCCGGGCGGCCGCTGCGGATGGTCGGCGTGGGCGTGGTCCGGACTCCGGCGGACGCCGAGATCGGGCAGCGGCTGCTGCAGATCGAGCAGGGCCTGGAGCGCTGGTTCGACGAGCACCGACCCGAGCTGGTCGCGGTCGAGCGGGTCTTCGCGCAGCACAACGTCCGGACGGTGATGGGCACGGCGCAGGCCTCGGCCGTCGCCATGCTCTGCGCCACCCGGCGGGGGATACCGGTCACCCTGCACACGCCGAGCGAGGTCAAGGCGGCCGTCACCGGATCCGGGCGGGCCGACAAGGCGCAGGTGACGGCGATGGTGACCCGGCTGCTGCGGCTGGACGCGCCGCCCAAGCCCGCCGACGCGGCGGACGCGCTGGCGCTGGCCATCTGCCACATCTGGCGCGGCGGGGCGAAGACGCGGATCGAGGCAGCGCTCACGGCCGGCCACCAGGGGCGCGCCCGGCCCGGTACGAGCTGGGTCCATGGTCGGCCGCGCCCCTGATCGGGCATCTGTTCAGCGAAAGGGTTCTACGTTGATTGCCTTTGTGCAGGGGCCGGTCGCGGCCATTGCGGGCGGAGTCGCCGTCGTCGAGGTCGGGGGCGTCGGGATGGCGGTGCTGTGCACGCCCACCACGCTGGCCGGGCTCCGGGTGGGGGAGCCGGTGCGGCTGGCGACGTCGCTGGTGGTGCGGGAGGACTCGCTGACGCTGTTCGGGTTCGCGGACGACGACGAGCGGGCGACGTTCGAGGTGCTGCAGGCGGCGCCCGGTGTGGGGCCGAAGCTGGCGCAGGCGATGCTGGGCGTGCACAGCCCGGAGGCACTGCGGGTCGCGGTCGCGTCCGGGGACGAGAAGGCGCTGATCGCGGTGCCGGGCATCGGCAAGGCGAAGGCGGCGAAGCTGCTGCTGGAGTATAAGGACAAGCTCGGCGCCCCGCACGGGACGGTGCCGGCGCAGAAGCCGGTGGCGTCCGGCCCGGCGCCGTGGCACGAGCAGTTGCACGCCGCCCTGGTCGGCCTCGGCTACGCCCCGCGCGAGGCGGACGACGCGGTCGCCGCGGTCGCGCCGGAGGCGGAGTCGCAGTCGGCGCCGGACGTCGGCGTCCTGCTGCGGCTGGCGCTGCGCGGTCTGAACAAGGCCCGCTGAATCTCCCTGACGATCTGTCCCCCTGTCGACAAATGGAGCGGTTCCCGATGAGCCCGTACGAGTCCGACCCCGCCGACCGCATCGTGGCGGCGTCCGCCGACGGTGAGGACCAGGCGGTGGAGGCGGCGCTGCGGCCGAAGCTGCTGGACGAGTTCATCGGGCAGGAGCGGGTCCGCGAGCAGCTGTCGCTGGTGCTGCAGGCGGCCCGCCAGCGCGGCACGGCGCCGGACCACGTGCTGCTCAGCGGCCCGCCCGGGCTGGGCAAGACCACGCTGTCGATGATCATCGCTGCGGAGCTGAACGCCCCGATCCGGATCACCTCCGGCCCGGCGATCCAGCACGCCGGCGACCTGGCGGCGATCCTCTCCTCGCTCACCGAGGGCGAGGTGCTGTTCCTCGACGAGATCCACCGGATGTCGCGGCCCGCCGAGGAGATGCTCTACATGGCGATGGAGGACTTCCGGGTCGACGTGATCGTCGGCAAGGGGCCGGGGGCGACCGCCATCCCGCTGGAGCTGCCGCCGTTCACCCTGGTCGGGGCGACCACCCGGGCGGGCCTGCTGCCGCCCCCGCTGCGGGACCGGTTCGGGTTCACCGGGCACATGGAGTTCTACGCGCCGGCCGAGCTGCAGCGGGTGGTGCACCGCTCGGCGGACCTGCTGGACGTGGAGATCGACCCGGCCGGCGCGGCGGAGATCGCGGGGCGCTCGCGCGGGACGCCGCGCATCGCCAACCGCCTGCTGCGCCGGGTGCGGGACTTCGCCCAGGTGCGGCACGACGGCGTGGTGACCGTGGAGATCGCCGCCCGGGCGCTGGACGTGTACGAGGTGGACGCCCGTGGTCTGGACCGACTGGACCGCGCGGTGCTGGAGGCGCTGCTGAAGCTGTTCGGCGGCGGCCCGGTGGGCCTGTCGACGCTGGCGGTGGCGGTGGGCGAGGAGTCGGAGACGGTCGAGGAGGTCGCCGAGCCGTTCCTGGTCCGGGAGGGCCTGCTCGCCCGGACGCCGCGGGGCCGGATCGCGACCGCGGCGGCCTGGCGGCACCTGGGGCTGACCCCGCCGCCGCAGCAGGGGCGGGGCGCGGTGCCCGCCCAGGCCGAACTGTGGGGATCCGCGGAGGAGCGCTGAGAGAAACTGTGCATGCCAAGGGTCGCCACTTTCGGCGGCACACTGGCATGCTTGGCGTTGTCCGATCAGTGCGGGTCGCCTAGACTCCGCCGGACCGCCCCTCTCACCCGACGGGCCGACGTACACGCACTGGCCGCCCGGCAGGCGGCCCGTAAAGGACCCTGGCTGTGGCTAACCTTCTTATCTTCCTCCTCCCGCTCGTGGCGATCTTCCTGATGTTCCGCTCCCAGAAGAAGCGCCAGTCCCAGCAGCAGCAGATGCAGACCGCGCTGCAGCCGGGATCGGGCGTGCGCACCATCGGCGGCATGTACGCCATGGTGAAGGCGGTCAACGAGGAGACCGTCGAGCTCGAGATCGCCCCGGGTGTGGTGGCCCACTACATCAAGGGCGCCATCGCGGCCGTCCTGGAGCCCCTCGAGTACGACGCGATCATCAACGGCCGCCCGCTCGAGGAGAGCGAGCCGGAGGCGGACGACGCCGCCGAGAAGCCGCTGAGCCTCGACAAGACCGGCGATTCGGACGAGGCCACCGCCAACGGCGAGGCTCCCGAGAGCAAGTAGTACGGTTCGGGGCGCAACCCCGACCACTGCGGCACCCCGCCGCAAGCCCACAGGACCTCAGGGCCGCCGCGCGCCGGTCCCGCCCGCCCTCTGCGAGGGGGAGGAGGGCGCGATGCGCGGCGGCATGGACAGGGAGAAACGAGCAAGGTGGCAACACCCAAGTCGCGCCCGCGCGACGGCTACCCGGGACGGGCGCTGGCGCTCATCCTGGTGGTGACCGTCGGGCTGGTCGCCCTCATGTTCGGGACGGGCCACAAGACGCCGCGTCTCGGAATCGACCTCGCCGGTGGTACCAGCGTGACGCTGACCGCGAAGTCGG from Kitasatospora terrestris includes the following:
- the ruvC gene encoding crossover junction endodeoxyribonuclease RuvC, with protein sequence MRVLGVDPGLTRCGVGVVDGAPGRPLRMVGVGVVRTPADAEIGQRLLQIEQGLERWFDEHRPELVAVERVFAQHNVRTVMGTAQASAVAMLCATRRGIPVTLHTPSEVKAAVTGSGRADKAQVTAMVTRLLRLDAPPKPADAADALALAICHIWRGGAKTRIEAALTAGHQGRARPGTSWVHGRPRP
- the ruvA gene encoding Holliday junction branch migration protein RuvA, yielding MIAFVQGPVAAIAGGVAVVEVGGVGMAVLCTPTTLAGLRVGEPVRLATSLVVREDSLTLFGFADDDERATFEVLQAAPGVGPKLAQAMLGVHSPEALRVAVASGDEKALIAVPGIGKAKAAKLLLEYKDKLGAPHGTVPAQKPVASGPAPWHEQLHAALVGLGYAPREADDAVAAVAPEAESQSAPDVGVLLRLALRGLNKAR
- the ruvB gene encoding Holliday junction branch migration DNA helicase RuvB; its protein translation is MSPYESDPADRIVAASADGEDQAVEAALRPKLLDEFIGQERVREQLSLVLQAARQRGTAPDHVLLSGPPGLGKTTLSMIIAAELNAPIRITSGPAIQHAGDLAAILSSLTEGEVLFLDEIHRMSRPAEEMLYMAMEDFRVDVIVGKGPGATAIPLELPPFTLVGATTRAGLLPPPLRDRFGFTGHMEFYAPAELQRVVHRSADLLDVEIDPAGAAEIAGRSRGTPRIANRLLRRVRDFAQVRHDGVVTVEIAARALDVYEVDARGLDRLDRAVLEALLKLFGGGPVGLSTLAVAVGEESETVEEVAEPFLVREGLLARTPRGRIATAAAWRHLGLTPPPQQGRGAVPAQAELWGSAEER
- the yajC gene encoding preprotein translocase subunit YajC, which translates into the protein MANLLIFLLPLVAIFLMFRSQKKRQSQQQQMQTALQPGSGVRTIGGMYAMVKAVNEETVELEIAPGVVAHYIKGAIAAVLEPLEYDAIINGRPLEESEPEADDAAEKPLSLDKTGDSDEATANGEAPESK